The Vibrio pomeroyi genome window below encodes:
- a CDS encoding type IV pilus twitching motility protein PilT — MDITELLDFSVKHNASDLHLSAGVSPMVRIDGEVRKLGIPALSHADVHRLVFEIMSDSQRGEFEEKLEVDFSFELPNVGRFRVNAFNQARGCSAVFRTIPVEIPTLDQLGAPEIFEKIANYEKGLVLVTGPTGSGKSTTLAAMVDYVNRNHNKHILTIEDPIEFVHTNNKCLVNQREVHRDTHSFKAALRSALREDPDVILVGELRDQETISLALTAAETGHLVFGTLHTSSAAKTIDRIIDVFPGSDKDMVRSMLSESLRSVIAQKLLKRVGGGRVACHEIMMATPAIRNLIREDKVAQMYSIIQTGAAHGMQTMEQNAKQLMAQGLVDSEEVERKIEIETSMF, encoded by the coding sequence ATGGATATCACTGAGTTACTAGATTTTAGTGTAAAGCATAACGCGTCAGATCTACATCTTTCTGCGGGTGTATCTCCAATGGTACGTATAGATGGTGAAGTAAGGAAGCTTGGAATACCAGCTTTGAGTCATGCTGATGTGCATCGTTTAGTTTTTGAGATCATGAGCGATTCGCAGCGTGGTGAGTTTGAAGAAAAATTGGAAGTCGACTTCTCTTTTGAATTACCCAATGTTGGTCGTTTCCGTGTGAATGCTTTTAACCAAGCACGTGGTTGCTCAGCTGTCTTTCGAACTATCCCTGTAGAGATCCCTACTTTAGATCAGCTTGGTGCGCCTGAAATATTTGAAAAGATTGCGAACTACGAAAAAGGTTTAGTGCTCGTCACTGGCCCTACGGGTTCTGGTAAATCTACGACGCTCGCTGCGATGGTGGATTACGTAAACCGTAACCACAACAAACACATCCTGACGATCGAAGACCCAATTGAATTCGTTCATACCAACAATAAATGCCTTGTTAACCAGCGTGAAGTTCACCGTGATACTCACAGCTTTAAAGCGGCGCTGCGCAGCGCATTACGTGAAGACCCAGACGTTATCCTTGTTGGTGAGCTTCGTGACCAAGAGACGATCAGCTTGGCGCTAACCGCAGCGGAAACCGGGCACTTGGTTTTTGGTACTTTGCATACCAGCTCTGCTGCTAAAACTATCGACCGTATTATCGATGTATTCCCGGGTAGCGACAAAGATATGGTGCGTTCAATGCTGTCTGAATCGTTGCGTTCGGTCATCGCTCAGAAGTTGTTGAAGCGTGTTGGTGGCGGTCGTGTGGCTTGTCATGAAATCATGATGGCGACACCAGCGATCAGAAACCTGATTCGTGAAGACAAGGTTGCTCAGATGTATTCGATCATTCAAACGGGCGCAGCACATGGTATGCAGACCATGGAGCAAAATGCGAAGCAGCTAATGGCTCAAGGCTTGGTTGACTCGGAAGAGGTCGAGAGAAAGATCGAAATTGAAACCTCAATGTTTTAA
- a CDS encoding YggS family pyridoxal phosphate-dependent enzyme — translation MSSIQQNIEQITSQIRSAEQKCGRAPESVQLLAVSKTKPIDAILEAALGGQVAFGENYVQEGVDKVKHFSEQHSNLNLEWHFIGPIQSNKTRPIAESFQWVHSVDRDKIAQRLNDQRPSELPPLQVLIQVNTSGEESKSGTSEETVFALAELISSLPNLTLRGLMSIPANVSDYQSQLNAFSQLAELKDKLSAKYPDIDTLSMGMSGDMDAAVEAGSTMVRIGTAIFGARDYAK, via the coding sequence ATGAGTAGTATTCAACAAAATATCGAACAAATCACCTCACAGATTCGTAGTGCTGAGCAAAAGTGCGGACGAGCTCCAGAGTCCGTGCAACTTTTAGCAGTCAGCAAAACTAAACCTATTGATGCGATTCTAGAAGCCGCACTCGGAGGCCAAGTTGCCTTTGGTGAAAACTATGTTCAAGAAGGTGTCGATAAAGTAAAACACTTTTCAGAACAACATTCTAACCTAAATTTAGAGTGGCACTTTATTGGTCCAATTCAGTCCAATAAAACGCGCCCAATTGCGGAAAGCTTCCAATGGGTACATTCCGTCGATCGCGATAAGATCGCGCAAAGACTTAATGATCAACGTCCAAGCGAACTTCCACCTCTACAGGTGCTGATTCAAGTGAATACCAGTGGCGAAGAGTCCAAGTCTGGTACTTCTGAAGAGACAGTTTTTGCACTGGCGGAGTTGATTTCGTCGCTCCCTAACCTCACTTTAAGAGGATTGATGTCGATTCCTGCAAACGTCTCTGACTATCAATCACAGCTTAATGCATTCTCTCAACTGGCAGAGCTTAAAGATAAGTTATCCGCGAAGTATCCAGATATCGATACCCTGTCTATGGGCATGAGTGGTGATATGGACGCAGCAGTTGAGGCAGGTAGTACCATGGTTCGCATTGGAACGGCCATATTTGGTGCTCGTGATTACGCAAAGTAG
- the proC gene encoding pyrroline-5-carboxylate reductase has product MEHKNIAFIGAGNMVRSIVAGLIVSGYPAQKITATAPSDTRRLPLEQEYGINTTSDNIAAAEQADVIVLSVKPQMMADVCKPLQSIDFSNKLVISIAAGINANRLNEMLNCQLNLVRVMPNTPSLLGKGMSGLYADSTVSQNDKDFASQLMQAVGEVSWVEQESGINNIIAAAGSAPAYFFLFMEAMQAEAINQGFDQETARKLVQQSALGAAEMVVANPNTELSTLREQVTSKGGTTAEALRTFNEHQLSDIVAKAMQAAVARAEEMEKLF; this is encoded by the coding sequence ATGGAACATAAGAACATCGCCTTTATTGGGGCGGGAAACATGGTTCGCTCAATTGTAGCGGGCTTAATAGTAAGTGGTTACCCAGCGCAAAAGATTACTGCGACAGCGCCTTCAGACACCAGAAGGCTGCCGTTAGAACAAGAATACGGCATCAATACCACCAGCGATAATATTGCCGCAGCTGAGCAAGCAGACGTTATTGTGTTATCAGTGAAACCACAGATGATGGCTGATGTATGTAAACCCTTACAAAGCATCGACTTTAGCAACAAACTGGTTATCTCAATTGCCGCGGGTATTAATGCGAATCGACTCAATGAGATGTTAAACTGCCAACTGAACCTTGTACGTGTGATGCCAAACACACCATCACTGCTTGGTAAAGGGATGAGCGGTCTTTATGCCGATTCAACAGTCAGCCAAAATGATAAAGACTTCGCATCTCAGCTGATGCAAGCTGTAGGTGAAGTGAGCTGGGTTGAGCAAGAGTCTGGTATCAATAACATCATTGCGGCAGCGGGGAGTGCTCCGGCTTACTTTTTCCTGTTTATGGAAGCGATGCAAGCAGAAGCAATCAACCAAGGTTTCGACCAAGAAACCGCTCGTAAATTAGTTCAGCAGTCTGCATTAGGCGCGGCAGAGATGGTGGTAGCGAATCCAAATACTGAATTATCTACACTGCGTGAACAAGTGACATCAAAAGGCGGCACGACCGCAGAAGCACTGCGCACGTTTAACGAACATCAACTATCAGACATCGTAGCAAAAGCCATGCAAGCGGCGGTTGCTCGAGCTGAAGAGATGGAAAAACTGTTTTAA
- a CDS encoding YggT family protein, with protein MNSMSFLISTVFDLYIMVVILRIWLQASRADFYNPFSQFIVKATQPVVAPLRRVIPSIGSLDLATVVFAYVLCVLKFVALNLIISGGAAVFDISFLIFGALSLLKAAGGLIFWVLLIRAILSWVSQGRSPIEYVFHQLTEPMLVPIRRILPDMGGFDLSVLVLFIVLQFANFLMGDMIGPIWYQL; from the coding sequence ATGAACTCGATGAGCTTTCTGATCTCGACCGTTTTTGATCTTTACATCATGGTTGTGATCTTGCGTATCTGGCTACAAGCATCACGTGCAGATTTCTACAACCCATTCTCACAATTCATCGTAAAAGCGACACAACCGGTTGTTGCCCCACTACGCCGAGTTATTCCATCAATTGGCAGCCTTGATCTGGCGACGGTTGTTTTTGCTTATGTGCTGTGTGTACTTAAGTTCGTTGCTCTAAACCTTATTATCTCTGGCGGCGCTGCCGTTTTCGATATTAGCTTCCTTATCTTTGGCGCACTTTCTCTGCTCAAAGCGGCTGGTGGTTTAATTTTCTGGGTTCTACTTATCCGTGCAATCCTAAGTTGGGTAAGCCAAGGTCGTAGCCCAATCGAGTACGTGTTCCATCAACTGACTGAGCCAATGCTAGTACCTATCCGCCGTATCCTTCCAGACATGGGTGGTTTCGACCTAAGCGTGTTGGTTCTGTTCATTGTTCTGCAATTTGCGAACTTCCTAATGGGCGACATGATTGGTCCTATTTGGTATCAGCTATAA
- the yggU gene encoding DUF167 family protein YggU: MPKAVWAEEDDILLRLYIQPKASRDKIVGLHGEELKIAITAPPVDGKANAHLAKYLAKQFKVAKGQIKIEKGELGRHKQVRICSPSQIPTEVKAIL; this comes from the coding sequence ATGCCAAAAGCGGTTTGGGCCGAGGAAGACGATATTCTTCTTAGGCTCTATATCCAACCCAAAGCAAGCCGAGACAAAATTGTCGGCTTGCACGGTGAAGAACTGAAAATTGCCATTACTGCACCACCGGTTGATGGCAAAGCCAATGCCCATTTAGCGAAATACCTTGCGAAACAGTTTAAGGTCGCCAAAGGGCAAATTAAGATAGAGAAGGGAGAGCTAGGTAGGCATAAGCAAGTTCGAATATGCTCGCCAAGCCAAATCCCAACTGAAGTCAAAGCCATCCTATGA
- a CDS encoding DUF4426 domain-containing protein: protein MRLWITALLTALVALPSSAGQFKNIKDVEVHYSAFNSTFLTAQVAKQYKLKRNGYSAILNISVLDKASLGKPATTAKITGTAKNLVGNTRTLKFREIKEGDAIYYLAEFPVTHEENITFNIDVNAGLKGTGPLRFTQKFYIEE from the coding sequence ATGCGTCTATGGATTACAGCACTACTCACCGCTCTTGTTGCCTTACCGAGCTCAGCAGGACAGTTTAAGAACATTAAGGATGTCGAGGTTCATTACTCGGCTTTTAATTCTACGTTTTTAACTGCGCAAGTCGCTAAGCAATACAAACTTAAGCGAAATGGATACTCAGCAATCCTCAACATCAGCGTGTTAGACAAGGCTTCCCTAGGCAAGCCTGCTACAACGGCTAAAATTACGGGAACAGCGAAGAACCTCGTTGGAAACACCCGAACTTTGAAGTTTCGAGAAATCAAAGAAGGTGATGCGATTTATTACCTTGCTGAGTTCCCTGTAACTCACGAAGAGAACATCACCTTTAACATCGATGTTAACGCAGGCTTGAAAGGCACAGGCCCACTGCGCTTCACACAGAAATTCTATATAGAAGAGTAA
- a CDS encoding XTP/dITP diphosphatase gives MSKIVLATGNQGKVREMAGILSEFGFDVVAQSELNVSEVAETGTTFIENAIIKARHAAKETGLPAIADDSGLEVDFLKGAPGIYSARYSGEGATDKQNIEKLLNAMQGVETEKRTARFHCVLVLMRHENDPTPLVCHGKWEGRILTEEHGENGFGYDPVFFVPEDNCASAELESTRKKQLSHRGKALASLFEAIKEQAL, from the coding sequence ATGAGCAAGATTGTTTTAGCAACAGGCAACCAAGGTAAAGTTCGCGAGATGGCAGGCATTCTGTCTGAGTTTGGTTTTGACGTGGTCGCACAAAGTGAATTGAACGTTTCAGAAGTCGCTGAAACGGGGACAACTTTCATTGAAAATGCCATCATCAAGGCTCGCCATGCTGCGAAAGAGACAGGGCTGCCAGCGATTGCTGACGACTCAGGTTTAGAGGTTGATTTCCTTAAGGGTGCTCCGGGCATCTACTCAGCGCGCTACTCAGGTGAAGGGGCTACGGATAAGCAAAACATTGAAAAACTGCTTAATGCCATGCAAGGTGTGGAAACTGAAAAGCGTACCGCTCGTTTCCACTGTGTGTTAGTACTCATGCGTCACGAAAACGATCCAACACCATTGGTGTGTCACGGTAAATGGGAAGGTCGCATTCTGACTGAAGAGCACGGTGAGAATGGCTTTGGCTATGATCCTGTATTCTTTGTACCAGAAGATAACTGCGCATCTGCTGAACTCGAATCTACACGTAAAAAGCAGCTTTCACACCGCGGTAAAGCCCTTGCTTCACTATTCGAAGCAATCAAAGAGCAAGCTCTGTAA
- the hemW gene encoding radical SAM family heme chaperone HemW, with protein MHDTALIPPALSLYVHIPWCVQKCPYCDFNSHALKAEIPEKEYIDALLEDLDTDIEKYQLNGAPRPLHSIFIGGGTPSLFSPEGIGRLLQGIEQRIPFKPEIEITMEANPGTIEAERFAGYQKAGVSRISVGVQSFEQEKLERLGRIHGQDEAVNAAHLAHKIELNSFNLDLMHGLPDQSIDQALADLDKAIELDPPHLSWYQLTIEPNTMFYYKTPKLPDDDDLWDIFDLGHKKLADAGYVQYEISGYSKPGYQCQHNLNYWRFGDYLGIGCGSHGKLSFADGRIVRTTKIKHPRGYLAAYQNMVKPYLSDEFEVPNEDRPFEFFMNRFRLMEACPKQDFVDTTGLDFDAVHSTIEWAKELGYLNETDTHWQITEKGKLFLNDLLEAFMAEEDE; from the coding sequence ATGCACGATACAGCACTTATACCACCAGCACTTAGTCTCTATGTACACATCCCATGGTGTGTACAAAAGTGTCCGTATTGTGATTTCAACTCACACGCTCTAAAAGCCGAGATTCCAGAAAAAGAGTACATCGATGCTCTGCTTGAGGATCTCGATACCGATATCGAAAAATACCAACTCAATGGCGCACCTCGTCCACTGCACTCAATCTTTATTGGTGGCGGCACGCCGAGTCTATTTTCTCCAGAAGGAATAGGTCGATTGCTGCAAGGTATTGAACAGCGCATCCCGTTCAAACCTGAAATAGAAATTACCATGGAAGCTAACCCGGGAACTATCGAAGCTGAGCGTTTTGCCGGTTATCAAAAAGCAGGGGTTAGTCGAATCTCGGTGGGCGTGCAAAGTTTTGAGCAAGAGAAACTGGAAAGACTTGGCCGTATTCATGGGCAAGATGAAGCGGTTAACGCCGCTCATTTAGCACATAAAATCGAATTAAATAGCTTCAACCTAGATCTAATGCACGGCTTACCCGATCAAAGCATTGATCAGGCCTTGGCTGATTTGGACAAAGCGATCGAGCTCGATCCTCCACACTTATCTTGGTATCAGCTAACAATAGAACCTAACACCATGTTCTATTACAAAACGCCAAAGCTACCTGACGATGATGACCTTTGGGATATTTTCGACTTGGGTCATAAGAAACTCGCAGACGCAGGCTATGTGCAGTACGAAATTTCAGGCTACAGCAAGCCCGGCTATCAGTGTCAGCATAACCTTAACTATTGGCGCTTTGGCGACTACCTAGGTATTGGCTGTGGCTCTCATGGCAAGCTAAGCTTTGCTGATGGTCGCATTGTTCGCACGACTAAGATTAAACACCCTAGAGGCTATTTAGCGGCTTACCAGAACATGGTGAAGCCTTACCTATCTGATGAGTTTGAAGTGCCAAATGAAGACCGCCCTTTTGAATTCTTTATGAACCGCTTTAGGTTAATGGAAGCGTGTCCAAAACAAGATTTCGTTGATACAACGGGGCTTGATTTTGACGCTGTCCATTCAACGATTGAGTGGGCAAAAGAGCTAGGTTACTTGAATGAAACCGACACGCACTGGCAGATCACAGAAAAAGGGAAGCTATTCCTCAACGATTTGCTGGAAGCCTTTATGGCAGAAGAAGACGAATAG
- the glsB gene encoding glutaminase B produces the protein MKPTQAILAEILDEVRPLIGQGKVADYIPALARVSNQKLAIAVYTNEGEVIQAGDAEEAFSVQSISKALSLTLAMVLYKPEEIWQRVGKEPSGQAFNSMIQLEMEHGIPRNPFINAGAIVVADLLQSRLSAPRHRLLEFVRQLSGDTHIVYDKVVAASEMMHSDRNAAIAYLMRSFGNFENDVIPVLNNYFHACALKMTCVDLAKTFSYLANKGVSVQTKKEIITPVQTKQLNALLATCGLYDGAGEFAYRVGMPGKSGVGGGIIAIVPGEMTIAVWSPELDPSGNSLAGTKALELLSERIGRSIF, from the coding sequence ATGAAACCAACTCAAGCTATTTTGGCCGAGATCTTAGACGAAGTTCGTCCCTTAATTGGTCAGGGAAAGGTCGCTGATTATATCCCTGCATTGGCACGCGTATCGAACCAGAAACTGGCGATTGCAGTATACACAAACGAAGGTGAGGTGATTCAAGCGGGTGATGCAGAGGAAGCCTTTTCTGTGCAATCCATCTCTAAAGCCTTGAGCCTGACCTTAGCTATGGTGTTATATAAGCCTGAAGAAATTTGGCAACGCGTAGGCAAAGAGCCTTCTGGCCAAGCCTTTAACTCTATGATTCAGCTTGAGATGGAGCATGGTATCCCCCGTAACCCGTTCATCAATGCGGGTGCTATTGTCGTAGCTGATCTACTACAAAGCCGCCTGTCAGCACCGAGACATCGTTTGTTAGAGTTTGTGCGTCAGCTATCGGGTGATACTCATATTGTGTATGACAAGGTGGTAGCGGCGTCAGAAATGATGCACAGCGATCGTAATGCTGCCATTGCTTATTTGATGCGTTCATTTGGTAACTTTGAGAATGATGTTATCCCAGTACTGAATAACTACTTCCATGCTTGTGCTCTTAAAATGACGTGTGTGGATTTGGCGAAAACCTTTAGCTATTTGGCGAACAAAGGTGTGTCGGTTCAAACCAAGAAAGAGATTATCACGCCAGTTCAAACTAAGCAGTTGAATGCTTTGCTTGCAACTTGTGGTTTGTACGATGGAGCTGGTGAGTTTGCTTATCGTGTTGGTATGCCGGGTAAGTCGGGTGTGGGTGGCGGTATTATCGCTATCGTTCCGGGAGAGATGACAATTGCTGTATGGTCTCCAGAGCTTGATCCTTCTGGTAACTCTCTTGCTGGTACTAAAGCGTTGGAATTGCTTTCAGAGCGAATTGGTCGTTCTATTTTCTAG
- the trmB gene encoding tRNA (guanosine(46)-N7)-methyltransferase TrmB, whose product MSEVTTNEYTEDGKLVRKIRSFVRREGRLTKGQENAMNECWPTMGIDYNPELLNWKEVFGNDNPVVLEIGFGMGASLVEMAKNAPEKNFLGIEVHSPGVGACLGTARDAGVTNLRVMCHDAVEVFEHMIPDSSLHTLQLFFPDPWHKARHHKRRIVKAEFAEMVRGKLQLDTGIFHMATDWENYAEHMIEVMNVAPGFENIAEDGDYIPRPDERPLTKFEARGHRLGHGVWDIKFKRTK is encoded by the coding sequence ATGAGTGAAGTGACCACTAACGAATATACTGAAGACGGCAAACTGGTTCGTAAGATCCGTAGTTTTGTTCGCCGCGAAGGCCGCTTAACAAAAGGCCAAGAGAACGCGATGAACGAATGTTGGCCAACAATGGGTATCGACTACAACCCAGAGCTTCTTAACTGGAAAGAAGTATTTGGCAACGATAACCCGGTTGTACTAGAGATTGGCTTCGGTATGGGTGCATCACTGGTTGAAATGGCAAAGAACGCACCTGAGAAAAATTTCTTAGGTATTGAAGTTCATAGCCCGGGTGTTGGTGCGTGTTTAGGTACAGCTCGCGATGCTGGCGTAACTAACCTGCGTGTAATGTGTCACGATGCTGTAGAAGTATTTGAACACATGATTCCAGATAGCAGCCTGCATACACTGCAACTGTTCTTCCCTGACCCATGGCACAAGGCTCGTCACCATAAACGTCGTATCGTTAAGGCTGAGTTTGCAGAGATGGTTCGCGGTAAGCTTCAACTTGATACTGGTATTTTCCACATGGCAACAGACTGGGAAAACTACGCAGAACATATGATTGAAGTGATGAACGTAGCTCCAGGCTTCGAGAACATCGCTGAAGATGGTGATTACATTCCTCGTCCGGATGAGCGCCCACTAACTAAGTTTGAAGCGCGTGGCCACCGTTTAGGCCATGGTGTTTGGGACATTAAGTTCAAGCGTACTAAGTAA
- the mutY gene encoding A/G-specific adenine glycosylase, whose protein sequence is MTPFATAILKWYDAYGRKELPWQQNKTAYTVWLSEIMLQQTQVATVIPYYQRFLERFPTVIDLANAEQDEVLHLWTGLGYYARARNLHKAAKIVAEQYGGDFPLSIEEMNALPGIGRSTAAAVLSSVHKLPHVILDGNVKRTLARSFAVEGWPGQKKVENQLWEHAEAHTPKKDVDKYNQAMMDMGAMVCTRSKPKCTLCPIESMCEAKKLDRQLDFPGKKPKKEKPVKETWFVILYHDNQVWLEQRPQSGIWGGLFCFPQNENAEIEHQLDLRSIKDTETDSIKTMIAFRHTFSHYHLDITPVLVKLDKQPDLIMEGTKGLWYNLSKPEEIGLAAPVKQLIESLPFELNDDV, encoded by the coding sequence GTGACTCCTTTCGCAACCGCCATATTAAAGTGGTATGACGCCTACGGGCGTAAAGAATTACCTTGGCAACAAAACAAAACCGCCTACACCGTTTGGCTATCTGAAATCATGCTTCAGCAGACTCAGGTTGCTACGGTGATTCCATACTACCAGCGCTTCTTAGAACGCTTTCCAACGGTTATTGACCTAGCGAACGCCGAACAAGATGAGGTGCTGCACTTATGGACTGGGCTTGGTTATTACGCACGAGCTCGCAATCTACATAAAGCAGCGAAGATCGTCGCAGAACAATATGGCGGTGATTTTCCGCTGTCTATCGAAGAGATGAACGCGCTACCGGGCATCGGTCGCTCTACTGCAGCTGCAGTGCTGTCTTCCGTTCATAAGCTTCCTCATGTGATTCTTGATGGCAATGTGAAGCGAACGCTTGCAAGAAGCTTTGCCGTTGAAGGTTGGCCAGGACAAAAGAAGGTTGAAAACCAACTTTGGGAGCATGCAGAAGCTCATACTCCGAAGAAAGATGTCGATAAGTACAATCAAGCGATGATGGACATGGGTGCCATGGTTTGCACTCGTAGCAAGCCTAAATGTACTCTGTGCCCGATTGAAAGCATGTGTGAAGCCAAGAAGCTTGATAGACAACTCGACTTCCCAGGCAAGAAACCTAAGAAAGAAAAACCAGTAAAAGAAACATGGTTTGTGATTCTTTATCACGACAATCAAGTGTGGCTTGAACAGCGTCCTCAGTCTGGTATCTGGGGAGGCTTATTCTGTTTCCCTCAAAATGAAAACGCAGAGATCGAACATCAGTTAGATCTTCGCTCGATCAAAGACACTGAAACAGATTCAATCAAGACCATGATTGCGTTTAGGCACACTTTCAGCCACTACCACTTAGATATCACACCTGTATTAGTAAAATTAGATAAACAACCAGATTTGATAATGGAAGGGACCAAAGGTCTCTGGTATAACTTATCAAAACCGGAAGAAATTGGCCTAGCCGCTCCTGTGAAGCAGCTTATTGAGAGCCTACCCTTTGAACTGAACGACGACGTTTGA
- a CDS encoding oxidative damage protection protein: protein MSRTVFCARLQKDAEGLDFQLYPGDLGKRIFDNISKEAWGQWQSKQTMLINEKKLNMMDPEHRKLLETEMVNFLFEGKDVVIDGYTPPSE from the coding sequence ATGAGCCGCACTGTATTTTGTGCTCGCCTCCAGAAAGACGCTGAAGGCTTAGATTTTCAACTTTACCCAGGTGACTTAGGTAAGCGTATCTTTGACAACATCTCTAAAGAAGCTTGGGGACAATGGCAAAGCAAGCAAACAATGCTGATCAATGAAAAGAAGCTAAATATGATGGATCCTGAGCATCGTAAACTTCTTGAAACTGAGATGGTTAACTTCCTTTTCGAAGGTAAAGATGTCGTAATTGATGGCTATACTCCACCAAGCGAATAA
- the mltC gene encoding membrane-bound lytic murein transglycosylase MltC translates to MKKLSYFLTAMLLTGCSREFVESIYDVNYEPTNRFVSNLAELPGQFEKDTGALDALINSFSGNIQKRWGSSEVKMAGKSNYVKYIDNYLSRSEVNFSEGLITVETVSSTEPKKHLKNAIMTTLLTPDDPAHVDLFSSKSIKLEGKPFLYNQVVDQEKKPIQWTWRANQFADYLIANNLKTKEVDFKKAYYVEIPMVADHASQRSYQYADIVRRASQRYDIPEDLIYAIIKTESSFNPYAVSWANAYGLMQVVPKTAGRDVFKLVKNKPGEPTPEYLFNPENNIDAGTAYFYILKNRYLKDVQHPTTLEYSMISAYNGGTGGVLNTFSKDRKRAMRDLNSLQPSQAYWALTKKHPNKESRRYLEKVTKFKKDFNQGKT, encoded by the coding sequence ATGAAAAAGCTAAGTTACTTCCTAACAGCAATGTTGTTAACAGGCTGCAGCCGTGAATTTGTCGAAAGCATTTATGATGTTAATTACGAACCGACCAACCGATTCGTAAGCAACTTGGCAGAGCTACCTGGTCAGTTTGAAAAAGACACCGGAGCACTGGATGCGTTGATTAATAGCTTTTCTGGCAATATCCAAAAGCGCTGGGGCAGCAGTGAAGTAAAAATGGCAGGTAAGAGTAACTATGTGAAATACATAGACAATTACTTGAGTCGTTCAGAAGTAAACTTTAGCGAAGGCCTGATCACAGTAGAAACTGTGTCCTCAACTGAGCCTAAAAAACACCTCAAGAATGCGATAATGACGACGCTTTTGACGCCAGATGATCCGGCGCATGTCGACCTATTCTCTTCAAAAAGCATTAAATTAGAAGGTAAACCTTTCCTCTACAATCAGGTCGTCGACCAAGAGAAAAAGCCTATTCAATGGACATGGCGCGCTAACCAATTCGCTGATTACCTGATCGCTAATAACCTCAAAACCAAAGAAGTCGACTTTAAAAAAGCCTACTACGTTGAGATCCCTATGGTGGCCGATCACGCAAGTCAGCGTAGTTATCAATATGCTGATATCGTCCGCAGAGCGTCTCAGCGTTATGACATTCCTGAAGACTTGATTTACGCCATCATCAAAACAGAAAGTAGTTTTAACCCATATGCGGTGAGTTGGGCAAATGCATATGGTCTTATGCAAGTCGTACCAAAAACGGCAGGTCGAGACGTATTTAAGCTGGTAAAGAACAAGCCTGGAGAGCCGACTCCTGAGTATTTATTCAATCCAGAAAACAACATTGATGCTGGCACGGCGTACTTTTACATCCTTAAAAATCGCTATTTGAAAGACGTGCAACACCCAACAACGCTTGAGTACAGTATGATTTCTGCATACAACGGCGGTACTGGTGGCGTACTCAATACCTTCAGTAAGGACAGAAAGCGAGCAATGCGAGACCTAAACTCGCTGCAACCTAGCCAAGCGTACTGGGCGCTTACCAAGAAGCACCCAAATAAAGAGTCGCGCCGATACCTAGAAAAAGTAACAAAATTCAAGAAAGATTTTAACCAAGGTAAAACGTAA